A single genomic interval of Eleutherodactylus coqui strain aEleCoq1 chromosome 3, aEleCoq1.hap1, whole genome shotgun sequence harbors:
- the LOC136621093 gene encoding protein polybromo-1-like: MQQKLNEVYEAVKNYTDKRGRRLSAIFLRLPSRSELPDYYVTIKKPIDMEKIRSHIMANKYQDIDAMCEDFVIMFNNACTYNEPESLIYKDALVLHKVLLETRRDIEGDEDSHVPNVTLLIQELIHNLFVSMMSHQDDEGRCYSDSLAEIPAVDPKFPKRPPLTFEIIRKNVENNRYRRLDLFQEHMFEVLERARRMNRSHAAGCNFHGGIPCSWN, from the coding sequence ATGCAACAGAAACTGAATGAAGTGTATGAAGCAGTAAAGAATTACACAGATAAACGTGGCAGACGTCTCAGCGCCATCTTCCTGCGTCTTCCCTCCCGCTCTGAGCTCCCAGACTACTATGTGACCATCAAGAAACCCATCGACATGGAAAAGATTAGGAGTCACATAATGGCCAACAAGTACCAGGATATCGATGCCATGTGTGAGGACTTTGTCATCATGTTTAATAACGCCTGCACTTACAATGAACCCGAATCCCTCATTTATAAGGATGCCTTGGTCCTTCATAAGGTGTTACTGGAGACCCGCAGAGATATCGAAGGAGATGAGGATTCTCATGTCCCTAATGTAACTTTGCTCATTCAGGAGTTAATACACAACCTGTTTGTGTCCATGATGAGCCATCAAGATGACGAAGGAAGATGTTATAGCGATTCTCTGGCTGAAATTCCTGCAGTTGACCCCAAGTTTCCAAAGAGACCTCCATTGACTTTTGAGATTATTCGAAAGAATGTGGAAAATAATCGTTACCGAAGACTTGACCTTTTCCAGGAGCACATGTTCGAGGTTCTGGAGAGAGCGCGCAGAATGAATCG